Part of the Anopheles coluzzii chromosome 3, AcolN3, whole genome shotgun sequence genome is shown below.
caccaaccaccacctgCACTTGATGTCTTGAGTTCCCAGGATGTATTTGCATACGCATCTAAACCCTTCCTCGCCACATTCCGTGCCATTTCCATTTTCCGTCGGCTGTTTggcttttgtttcgttttcccGGGTGTGtctgtccccccccccccccctcgttcCGTATAATGACCACCGCCATCGCTGTAATGTATAATTCTATCATTTATTTACGAACGCAAGCACTCGTGTCCTTCCAATCCTGCATTTGTTCTTCTGTCTTTGGTTtccttttacttttcttttttagttCATGTCTATTCATTTTTATGGGATTGGTGatgtgatttatttttgtatgacCTACACACGGCAGTAAATTACATTGTAAAGTGAAGATAAACTTTGtctcgttgtttttttttgccgattcagttttagttttaccctcctttccatAGCGCGATTGTTCCACTAGCTGTTTTCAATTCAAACTTTTTACTGTTAGATGTAGCACGAATCAAAGGAGGAGGGGTCGTGTGTGATCACGATGGTCGGTTAGAGTCTATATACCAGAGGCATAGCAATTAACGTACGAAACATACTGACCGGTTGCACCTTGTTCGTTCTCATTCTTCTCCCAATTTCCATCTTCCTCCCGACACGGTATAAtggatatttattttatacctACGGTACCCACAGGCACACAACCTACGGAAAGATGCTGATTAGGTATGATGACCCGTCTAGATGTGTTGTTGGAGTGTTAACAATTTGTAGCCTTATTACACCCATCCAAACTGATTGTAATCGTATCATTTGAATTGAGTAACATGCAAAATGATGGACATGGACTGATGTTGCTACCATACTGTTGTACCATTTTCGGATGGGGTTTGAATGTTTCTAATTTGTACTGTCCCACGAGTGCGTAATGATAAAATGCTTCGGTGAAATTATTGCCAATAGTTGCAAACTATGATGAGCTCTGCTTCCTGTACCAAACACACGGTGCATTATTTTACACGACAAACTGCATTGCGCCTGAGCGTGTGCTGTATTTTAAACCAAGTTTCAAAGCTGTATCAAACAGCCGGAAGTGTAGAGGCGAGTTGCTAGTTTATTCATTATTGTATTTCAGCGCGTATATTACGCAGAAGTGTGACTCGATAGGTTTGATACGTTATAAACATGTTCCTGTTTTACCAAATTCTAATACAATATTGCACACTCTCATCatcccttgtgtgtgtgtccccgcTCCTAGGTCTATCAACCGGCAAAGGCTTGTTGCGCATTCGACAGCAATGGAAAGTAttcaggctgaaagtgaaccgATCGATGAAGAGGACGATGTCCCGTGAGTATTTAAAGCAACATCTTTTCAGTCAGTGGGAAAATCATTTCATTAACTCTTTAAACCGTTTTCCTTCTCTTCCCTCTTGcttcacaaaacacaacagtCCCGGTGGAATTCCTGCGCGCAGTGAAAAGGGCGAACGGCTACTGCTGTTCATCggtatcatcgatattttgcaGTCGTATAGGTTAAGGAAAAAGCTAGAGCACACGTGGAAAAGTATTATCCACGATGGTGTAAGTATTGAGTCGATCGTACGAGTGGACCCTCAGTTGTCGATTTTCACTCAAtgtgttgtggttttttttttgttttgttttcctttgcatATTTTAGGATACCGTGTCGGTGCATCGGCCTTCCTTCTATGCACAGCGCTTTCAGGAGTTTATGGCCAAAACCGTGTTTAAGAAAATTCCCTCGCGTAAGTAACATCCACACAGCTTTACCGCAGCTCCAGTTATCGAAAACCAGGCAATACGAATGTTGTACACACGTTTCTCTTAGGGTGCTAAAACAATCAAGTTCATTGTAAGGCAATActtaacaacagcaacaaaatcaGGGATTATATTTGTGCTCTCTTTTTCAATTGTCCAACACTCCCTACCCAaagtacacaaaaaataagGACAACAAATTCACAACCATTCCACATGCGCCTGATAATACGCTAATATGACTCGTTAACGTTGTAGCATATTTTTTTCCGACCAGGGACTAAAACCTATTTTACTCTACTAAACTCTATACCTttcttctttaaaaaaacacaaagcagCAACCAAAACTTCATTGCGCATTTGGCAATCTaatagttttctttttcttgtgaGTGTCTTTCTAATGTTAAACATTTGAAACCCCATACTCTCCTATCCGTAGCGGCTGTGCAGTAAggaatgtaaaatatttacttCTATTGGCGAACAAGTTCTGCTGATCGACCGTTGACAGACAGCGTGAAATCATTAGCCGAGAAATGAAAGCTTGTATAATGCTAACGCTCCTTCTTTACCTCCCTGGTTCAATGTTTAGCGTGTCCTTTGCGTGTCCACGTGCCATGTATCCGGATTTAATTCATGTAATATTTAGAAGATTATTCTGTCTGTCCTAAATTTGCACAGCATCAATCTTGGGAAGGTAGCAATATCGTGCCGTTTTTCCCCTCTTATAAATAGCTCTCTGTTTAGGGTTGTTGGTTGTGGTCTACTCATGCAGATGTGTTACTATATGTTGCCATCCTTTACTGTGTGCAAATGGTACAGCATCATTActaactaaactaaaaaaacacacacagtacaaCACATCAGTAAGGAATCATTCACTCGTACACAAATGACAGGGAATACAAGATCCATTGCGTTGTATCGCCTATATTGCCTACGTTTCGCGTCACCGACAATGTATACCAAATCTCTGATCTATATTTCTTCTCTTGCTTCTCTTGTTCTCTTAtctcttttcctctcttttcTTACATATAATGGGTATTGCAAATATGAAATTTCTCTCTCAACGCGCTCTAAACTATCTCAACGCAATACCACAATCCGAAAATACTGACACAAAATCTCGTTCCAAAATCAACTGCCTACCGGCGCGGGGCGGGCGTGTTAACATCACACCAAACCCGCGATAATTGCTAAATTGCCCGATAacgatttgtttgtgtgtcaaACTATGAAATGTACCAActacaacaacgacaacaacaaaaactatttaaacaataatttctTGCCACCAAATCAACATTCAAATACAATTAACGCAAactatatacatacacacaccagtGGATCTGCCCGAGATCAAGGGCAATCATAGAAAATTTCGCACGTTGGTCACCAGCTACATAGGTAATCTAACATCATTCTCCTGTTGTTTGttacgtgtttgtttgtgattgtttttctttttgtgctcTGATATATTTCCACTCTTTCCATTCAACCCCGAGCTACATTGTTCCTGTGGCAATGCTCTCTTATGCTTTACGTAGTGAAGCTAATCTTGTTGTTTGCTAATCTTTTAGCTAACTGgctatcttttttgttttttctctagAATTACGCAAAATTACTACGCTCTTTGCTCTATTACTTGCTAAACgagttttcaattttttttttctacttattTATCTTCTTCTGTCACCGCAAATGATACTTTCTAATAAATTCTCTCTTCTATTCAGTGAATGTGTATTCTGGTAGTATTTCTATCTAACAGGATTGTATGCGAATGGGAATGCAATAGTACACGTGTTGCGTTAAACTTATTCAATGTTACTGTAATAGTTTGTTTCTATGCCATTTTCTTCGTATGTAATATtcggtgtgtgtttattttgtgcgCGATTGCTctcttttcgttttgtttttattttccggCTTCAgttgtaagtgtgtgtgtgtttgtttgtgtgcttgtgtgtattTAAAAGATAATTTGCACCCTTTCTATGTTTTGCAATGAGCAATTGTATGTTTTCACTCATTTCGGTAGCTTTTTGTTAATGTGTGGTACAGCTTTTCATTGGTTTTTGATTATGTTTCAGTTTGTTTCGCTACAGAAACATTTACACGTGGTTTTCAGTATGTTAACCAATTTGCGGGTACCAATTATATGTTCGCTTACTCGAATCAATTGGGATGCTCCTCACAAAATGgtcatattttttatatttttcttgtgttctttctgttgtttttttttactgcagaATGAACTATGTTTCCTTTTATCGCACCGAGCTTCCTAACGCAAACTGTCAGTCCTTACTGCTGGTCCTTCGCTTAATGCGTTTTAACAAGAGCCTAAgtaaaataaagttaaaaGCTTGTGCTTTGCTTTTCGCTAACCATCATTTCCACTCCtatttttaacaaacaaaatagcTCATCTTCTATCTATTTCATTTTATCTCACATATTTGTTGTACATTTTATCTGCTTGAATAGACATGTTTAGCTGCAGCATTATCATCTATTAGATTTTGTTTCTAACATAGAATAATCCTCAACTAGGATCCTTTATCATGTGTTGCAATCACATTAACAAGTCCCAAAATGCTATCAATCAGGCATTGAGTGAAGATGATTGTAGAACATTTTCCTCTAATCCATGTAAAACTATCATCAAGATTTGCATCATTTTCAATCTAAAAGAACCTCTAGAGCTTTAGCTTTTCTGTTCTggatttttcttcattttgtactgtatttttttttttgtacctcTCTGAGTGCGTTTCCGTCACActacaaaaaaacagtttaaacgttttttttttaaattgtactAAACATGTGTTGGATTGAACTTATTAATCGATAGCTCAGGAGTGAAATccgtttgtgttgcttttgacAAAACTATAAATACGCTGCTAAACCCACGTTAGTTGCTCTAGCGTTAAGGCTCTCCCTTACCCGTGTAAACCATTTTGTTCCCACTTCACTCACGCCAGCGAGAAGAGGCGGAAAAGTGTGTTTTCTGAACAAATCTTAGCATTACGCCATATACTTACATATTCAACAATTTCTTGatcgtattgtttttttctctttttctttctatttttttctttttggttttctttacCTCTCCAATCTCGAATCGAatccgtgtttgtgtgtgtgctcttctCAACctcaactactactactactactactaccgccaccaccatcaccaccaccaactgcCAACTACCTTCCTGCGATCCATACGCGATCGTGGCCactaccaaccaaccaaccaaccaacccttcgaccaccatcaccaccactacctTTACGCCATCTTCTACTTCTCCAATCCAAATCAACGTTCGACTCTTGTATGTTGcgcttcccatttttttttttctatcggTTTTCTATGTTTGGTCTGAAACccaaaatggcaaaaacaaTGAATcccttgaaaaaaaaaacaaactccacaTATAAAGCGCTAAAACATTCACCATCCAAGAGAAAAAGCTTATCGAAAGCAGCAcagagagcaaaaaatgaagaaacagATAGTCAACGTAAGTGTTTACCATCTTTGTTTGAATTTACTTTTAAGTTTTCTAATCTTAGAGCGGGTTGTGGCCTACACTGGGTAACACCGGGGTTACGATGGTTTGTGTTATGTTAAGCTGGTATCTCTTCTCTCCGCCACCGAGCTGCAAAATTGAGCtcagttttttatttatcaaaatctggttttgtttttttttctttcttctgtttgttaAAATCTCATTTAATCTACCTTTTTCTACTGTAGTCGTTGATCGTTCCAACACCTTCGTGTTGTCGATCGCTAACTTTGCTATTCCATTATGTTGTACTCGAGTGCCACCCTGAGTGTGTGTATCCTTCCTGTAATGTGTCTTGTTGCAGAACAAGTAATGAAACTCATTCGTGTGTGTACTtcacgtgtgtgtttgtgtttctgtgtgtccCCTTCTGCAACATGAGCGGGGGCTATGTTGAACATCGTTCATTACCATTTATACTttgtgtacgtgcgtgtgtgtcactaTTTGCCTCTTATCCATTCTGGAATGCCTTCTACTCATCATGGCTATTTTTACTGACAAAATTTGTGTTGTTCCCTACCAACTTCCCCATCATCTTAACGCCTTCGCATAATGTCATTGCTGGTTATTTAAATAACGCATTAATAAACGTTCGTTGGCATAAAATTTAAACTAAACGCCTTATCCTCCTTAGCGCCTgcgtcctctctctctctctttctctctctccctgtctATCGCATAGTGAAAGCGATTAGCATCCGTTTAAtggttaattttgttttattggtttaCGAACTTACACCGTGCATGAGCGCGAAATGTGCCGGAATTTTTCTTACTCTTTTTCCAATACGCTACTCGTGTTTCACCGtgtctttcattttttttatttctaatcTTCATTCGCGCCATTCACCACCAATTCAGTTTAATCGTGATATAAATGTTCAGTACTCTCTATCTTttcatactctctctctctctctctctctctccctttctcttgATATTCATTTGTATTTCCCCCCGTCCTGAATCTCTGTATTCCAAGCTTTTTCTCTAATACCAAGGGCACACTAATGTGTAGCTCCGGTAATACTTAAATGTTGTGCTGTCAGTCGTTTAAcgtctactactactactactactactactacttctactcCTTACCTAATTTCTCAGTGTATCGATATGTGATGTCACGGTTTATACTACTTTTCTTCTACTGTCCCTTCTCGTCAGTTCTGTCCCTTTTCCTTATGTTGTATCCTTCTACTTTCTGATGTTTACTATCATTACCTTTCTTTACCCTTACACGCTCGGTTCTGTTCGGTTGGGACCACTCCAATGCGGAGTGGATCCTTCCAACAATAACCATTTTTCACCGGCTAAAGCAAATGTAGAAGGCAAAGCATTTTAGCCTTTTGTAGTGCAACACCTGTAGCAATTACGACGCCGTTGTTTATTGCAATGTTATtaatttgctttcctttttaatcTTCTCCCGGACCAccgacgtgtgtgtgtgtgtgtgcagctgTAGCTGGCAGTTCCCATCAGCATCACCACCAAAATCAGCAGTTCAACCCGACCCAGACGCATTTCAATCAGCAGACAACGGGGACTCCTAAATCAGGTAATTCAGGCTGTGCCGGCCAATCGGTGTAGTACCGCTAtcgaaaggaaaggaaaggaaaaatgagcgcttttgcgtttttttgttcattcaaTATGACAATTCTTTATttccctctctgtctctctctctctctctcgttagTGCTCTAGTAACACGCGTTAATGAATAATTGtgaaatttacaaaacatttgTGATAACCCATACTCTTAAGCTAACCACTGTGCTAACACgatatttgtatttttcttcttcttcttcttcttcttcttcctctgtCTACACTTTCTCCATTCGCTGCGACGGCTTCTTTGGATTAATCAACTAACCAAAACTACCTAACCCCGATCACTGTACAAAACCAACCGCAACGttgttgtctgtgtgtgtgcgtgcgtgtttgtgtatggGATTTTTCTGGGCGTATTTTCGCGTCACACTTCCACGCGTCAGATGTAGATACTTCCTCCAGCGTGCATACGGCGGCCACGATCACGAccacctccagcagcagtggtAGTGCCGCGGCCGGTGGCAATGGTGGTAAATCGGGTGGTCTTGGCACTAGGGCtgccggtggcggcggtgttGGTGGGGCCGGTAGTGCCTCCGCAACGCCGACCAACATGCCACcgctgaaaaagaaaacgacgGTCGTAAAGCAAAGCGTCCCACCGCCGGTTCCACCGCGCGGCTCGCCCAAGTTCAACAAGGCGAGCGGTGCAGGGTCGGGCCGACCCGGCGGTGGTGCTTCCGGTTCGCTACCCAGCCAGTCCAGTGGCCACCGGGGACGATCCAGCgcaggtgtgtgcgtgtttctgTTCGAttagtgtgttgttgttgtgcccttttttgtttgtttgtttgttttttctcctccaaatccgtttttgttgtcattttgtTATCGTAGATATTTgtggtttgaaaaaaaaattgctccCTTCTTTCTCCTCTAGTCGTATTGTAGTATTcggtaaatatttttctatcgtttttttttgtcacatcgtctgtattttattaatttcgtAAAATTGTGATTAAAGTTGTCAACGATCGTTTCCGGTTTGAACATcggttttaatttttgcatGCAAATTCAATTATCTATTGCAGTAGATCGTAACACAAAAGGTGGGTTCGTTCATCCGTTATCTCAAAACGTGGCTGTCACCCTTTCCtataacattttgcacactattctatgcaaaaaaaaacgagaaagtATGCCACCTTCTTGAGATGAGTAGTGAAGATGGACCCCCTGTAAAGTCTTATTTTCCTTCTGTTTGTCCAGTTCTTACTCTAGCGCCACTTATCCTCAAGCATAATGCGAAATCAATTTCTTAGATGTTTTACTTTGATTGTTATCATTCATTTTGACTCATTTGTTTCAAGCctgataaaaaaatagttcTTCACAAAGAAAGGGTAGTGCATTTCTGAGTTTTCTTGGTCTTCTCGTTTGCTTGGTTTTGAAGTAGGAAAGTAACGAGCTATATAGCAGTAAAGCTTCAGTAATAATAAAGAAGAAAGTGTTAATACTACTCACCTAGAGGGAACGGCAAACGAGAAGCAACGCAAATAATGGCTTTGATAAAATTATCCCCTCTTTCCCATGTGGGAAATAGAACCCTTTTTTGAATTTGAGTTACCAAAACTGATTCGGCACCTTCTCGTTGGTCTTCTCCATCTAATTCCGTGAGCGCTTTTTGTCTGTGCGCGCTCTCGGCGCCTTTGTTCTTCTGAGATCgtaccaatcgaaccatcaaTAATCCCCGTGCGCAGGTAAGAGGCACCGCTCGTCTCCACGTGGCAATGGCGGCATCGGCGGGCAGGGTGGCCGAAGCACCAATGCCACCAGCGctcccccaccaccaccaaccaaggATAGTCGTTCTGGGGTCGGGCTCGATCCACTGCAAGAGAATGAAGCGGCCGAGCTGCAGCTGCTACCCTCCCCCAACAAAGTGCTCAGCTGGCTGAGCAGCAACGACTTCCGGGTGTCGGAAAATGGTGACATACTGTCGGAGGACGACGACAGTCgtcctgctgctactgctgccgctgTATCGATACCCAAAGTGATTGCCGTCAAACGAAAGCCATTGACCGGACCGGGGTCAACATCGAACGTGAAGGAAGCGACGAAAGCGTTCGAGCGGCTGTCGAGCCGCAACGGCAGCGGGTCCTCGGTGCAGCAAATGATTCGGAATTTTGAACGAACGGCCGGTACGGCGACGGTGGCTCGGTCGGAATCGATGTACTCCAGGGTGCCTAGTCACGGTACATCGAAGGAACTGCAGGTTCCACCCACGGCGGTACAGCGGTCCACCCGAACGCTCCCGTTGACGATACCGGTCATCAAAGAGACGCTCGTTGAGGatgaaaataacaataatcgtCTCTGTGTGACGTTTGGTGGTGACGATCGCGAGATGTTCATCCCCATGGCGCAACGGTTGGAGCAGGACGTTGATCTTACCGCGCACGAGAACGATCAGCTTGTTTTGGCGAACTTGAAAAACGTAGTCAAAGCACGGCGAGAAATGTTCAACACCTCACCGAATTCAACAATGGAGCGTAAACCACGAGCGTCCATGATCGTACGGCCCACTCCTCTTCCTAATGGTGCGATTGCACAGGGAGTCGAAAGAGCGCCCACTGAACGACATACAATGACACAAACGACGACAACAAAAGGAAAACTGACGCGCTCGGTCACGCAAGGCAAGCGTCAGCCGCCCGCGCCGTCACGCATAGATCCGGACGAGATCCAGCGCAAAATTCAGGAAATCGAAGCCGAGATACGGCAGAACGAAGAGCGGCTCAACCGAATACCCTCCAGACGATCGATGCGCCGTGAAGTCGCCGTATCGGTCAAGACGGAACGTGCACAAttccagccgggaccggtggcCCATCTTGCCCCTTGCCGCAATGAAAGCTTCCTTTCCCGTCTGAAACCGAAAATGCATCGCAGCTCGATGGCAAACGGCATGGTTACGGGTGGGGTGGACTTTGGTCCAGCGGCGCTAGTACCGGATGACGTTCGGTACATGGGGCAGGAGGAGAAAGCTTCCATCATACGGCAGATCGGGCTACCGCTGGACGAAAATCACAACCTCGAAAGCTACCTGGAACAGTTCAGCCTGGAGGGAGAGTTCGTCTAAAGCGCTGGAGCGTAGGGATCCTATCGGCCCCTCCACCCCCCCGCTCTGGAATCCATTTCTTCTGTTCTCTGTAGCGTTTGTTGCTCATCTGTTTCAACTGTCATTTCAGACAATGATCCTCCAATTTCCCCCCAAAAcatttgtgtgtgcgctctcttcctctctatctctctatctatctatctattgCTCTGTTGTCTTGGACCAAGCATGGTCAAGCTTTCCATTTAATCTTCTTTGCTTCTGAGCTTGGTTGTGATTTTGGTTTTTCGTTCGCTGGTATCAAATCAATCAGGTTGTCGTTTATGACGCGTATGACACGTGGTCGTATCGTTCGTTGCCGTGATGTGTGTAGCTCGTATGCCTTCGATTAGCAGTAGATCCTTAAGTTTCCGTTCCGTAACCTCCATTTTATTTCcacttttttgctctctctctcgctctctctatgTGGTCCTTTTTAGTTGGTAACTGGTGGTTTAGTGAGCCCTCCTTTATCTCAGTGTATTATCGTTAACTTGTTTTATATGAGTTGCCTTCTATTAggtccttttttgtttcagttaAGTAAGTCcgactgttttgttttgctctatATATTTTACACCTAATGCCATGAGACACTTTCagctgtacataagtttaatgAAGGCGCTAGCAATCTTCTTTTcaattggtttggttttgtctCTGAGTGTGTTAtgtacataataaaaaaacgatgtATCAGTTTACTATCCGCTTTGAGATATAAAGTCACGCTACTATACATGGACCCCTTTCTGTtggttaatttatttatttccccattcggttcggttcgtttGGATGTGTAAAAACGGTCCACCACACAAGTGTATATACGATCCAGTTAAGCTTTTTCGTTAAACTCTACTTTAACTcgaatacaaacaaaaaagaaacaaacaaaaaaccaacttAGACGCTTCGTATCTCGTATCTGGCTAGGCACATCTCCTTCCTGTTCTTCCACTCCTCCTCCCGCTTTTGACGACATCTCCGAGCACGGTAGCAGTAGCCATCGACACTCGTCGGATGACAaaacgggcagcagcagcggaatcGGAAGTGCCGGCGCCAGCGGCTTcggaggcggcggcggtggcggcggcgacggtATCGGaggcggcagcggcggtggtggcggctcCGTCGATCGGCGGAGCGCATCCTGTCGCAGTGATAACTACAAAGAAGACTCAATAAGGTAAGGTTTCACCGCGCACAATCCGCGGTAATCCCCTCTCGATTGCGGGAAATGCCCCCGGTGTGCAGTGGCACGGGTGGGAGGGAAGGCGTTTAGCTTTGTGTTTTGGAACTCTACCCTTCTATGGCAATCGTTTCCATCACCCTCTTTCCCATCtccatagcatttttttttgttcttcctctGTGTGTTCTGTGTGGCGAACCCGTTGAGAGCGGGAGTTCCTCCCAAAGTGTCCCACTTTTTGTgtgtcctctctctcttgtttgtgtgtgcaatgcACTCTGTAACGATCGGGTGTCCAAGAATGCTGTGGATGTGCAATGTAACTTGAATGcattgaaatgtgtttttttttcgttctcccTATTTTGGTGGCATTTCAAATCGAAACGAAATTACTACGAAAGATCGCATGGCATGGCATGGAATTTCTTatcctttttatttatttttacaaaaataggGAAAGTATTTCTTCACATCTTCTGCTCTGTGCATGGGGTTATTGCATTGTTCTAGGCATGTTACCTTTtgtgttgttatttattattgtttaatttcttttttcatatttgtatTTCTGTTTAATGTTACTAATTCTCGTACGAAACTAACCGTGTTCAACTTTCTCCTGTCATgccgtttttttattgtttgtcaCTTCATTTGCtgtctttcttctttttttctttttctttaatgtttttgtattGCAGCAAGCGCCATGTATGTGGTGAATTGTCCTTCCGTCATGCTTTTATCTTCTCCGAACTTTGTGTCGTCATGAATTTACCGCTCCATATCtgattcattttgtttttagcaAATGCTTGAAACGTACCGAccatttacttatttatttttcttcttttctttcttttctcttctcttaTATGCCGCATTTGCCGCTCTCCTGtgcctgtctgtctgtctttGTGGCCTATCTGTGTATGCCTGCCCACCCCCTTCATCCATCTTCACCGTTTCGGGAATGCTGCCGCTTATGCTCGTGTGTCGGTCGGTGCATCTCGGTAATGCTGACATATGATCATCGTTAATTTTGATGGCCCCCTTTGCACCTCACGATACATCCGATGCACACACATGTACGCTTGCCCTTTTGTATCCGGCCCCAAAATGATaccacaaacgcgcgcgcccCGTACGAACTGACCCGTAcgcgccaacacacacaacagtatATCAGAAATAAGATTAGAAAGTCATTTAGCAGTCGAATCATCATCCAATAGCAATTACGGCTCGCGGGGGGCCCTAGCGTCGGTCGAAGGATCGACCCCAACGTGGACTGAAGGAACGCCCAGCTTTACGGATTCGAGCTCGAGCGGTGATATTGGAAGTGAGTGGAGGCTGGGTGTGAAAGATAACCGAggcgacaaaacaaaactaacaaCCGCGTTTGTTTCTTCTCCCCCATTTTGCAGCATTCTCAGGCCATTCCTCTCCCATGTCGGATCGGGATCGCCACAAGCCCACGGTCGAGAAGGCGCTGAACTCGCTCACATCGGAAATGGTAAGCTTTTCGAACAAGTTCCACCAgcttcatcatcaccatcttcACCAACACCAGTACCAGTACcactcctcctccacctcatCGGTGTCGTCCGCTTCGGGGCATCATAACCtgcggaagcagcagcagcagcacctccaccagcaactgcagcagcagcagcatcagcttcACAAGCAAGTGATCTATGTGAAGAACAGCAGCTGTTCGAGCATAGACCAATCGGTGCACCTTcttggcggtggcggcggcgtcggtggtagtgttgttggtggtggtctAATAAGCAGCGGTGTTGGTGGTACCGGTAGCGGAACCGTGCTAGGGATCGGCGGCAGTGGCCGCTCCAGTCCGCTCGTCATGATACGTCGTGTTACATCGACGAAAATAAGCGAAAGCACTACCTCGCTCAATTCTGCCGGGGGCGGAAGGGCGGAAGATGATACGGCCAGTTCGCGTGACCAGCTTTCGTCCGCCCACCTCGGTGCGGTCTCTTCCGCTTCTCTCCGATCGTCGACAGCTTCGG
Proteins encoded:
- the LOC120959578 gene encoding uncharacterized protein LOC120959578 isoform X1 is translated as MASGDTAAIDTIDVESALSTKNSEFTASSKDQPLELDEYGKFIKDTPGKFIMADGMSGEQSLAPRPHRPKSDKERKIGHRRVGEGGEITYKKIQTTTIMGSIQLGIQHTVGSLASKPRRDLLMMDFWELETISFPPEGSSMTPAHHYSEFKFKIYAPIAFRYFRDLFGIQPDDFMMSMCSAPLRELSNPGASGSIFYLTDDDEFIIKTVQHKEGEFLQKLLPGYYMNLNQNPRTLLPKFFGLYCYQCNSKNVRLVAMNNLLPSYVRMHLKYDLKGSTYKRKANKAERSKSSPTYKDLDFMEQHPNGLFLEAETYSALIKTIQRDCRVLESFKIMDYSLLVGIHNLDLAVKEKQEAAAKARSEGESDYEDAPEADQYMVQEREEQRTTALNRSRHTTYGKMLIRSINRQRLVAHSTAMESIQAESEPIDEEDDVPPGGIPARSEKGERLLLFIGIIDILQSYRLRKKLEHTWKSIIHDGDTVSVHRPSFYAQRFQEFMAKTVFKKIPSLDLPEIKGNHRKFRTLVTSYIALKHSPSKRKSLSKAAQRAKNEETDSQPVAGSSHQHHHQNQQFNPTQTHFNQQTTGTPKSDVDTSSSVHTAATITTTSSSSGSAAAGGNGGKSGGLGTRAAGGGGVGGAGSASATPTNMPPLKKKTTVVKQSVPPPVPPRGSPKFNKASGAGSGRPGGGASGSLPSQSSGHRGRSSAGTSPSCSSTPPPAFDDISEHGSSSHRHSSDDKTGSSSGIGSAGASGFGGGGGGGGDGIGGGSGGGGGSVDRRSASCRSDNYKEDSISISEIRLESHLAVESSSNSNYGSRGALASVEGSTPTWTEGTPSFTDSSSSGDIGTFSGHSSPMSDRDRHKPTVEKALNSLTSEMVSFSNKFHQLHHHHLHQHQYQYHSSSTSSVSSASGHHNLRKQQQQHLHQQLQQQQHQLHKQVIYVKNSSCSSIDQSVHLLGGGGGVGGSVVGGGLISSGVGGTGSGTVLGIGGSGRSSPLVMIRRVTSTKISESTTSLNSAGGGRAEDDTASSRDQLSSAHLGAVSSASLRSSTASDHHNLHHRTTELLQRHCDEGAPEADTNGASLSSTSGHGSGDSSSNGSLTETDRNALRQAREE
- the LOC120959578 gene encoding uncharacterized protein LOC120959578 isoform X6: MYLVGEMMLALDFMSGEQSLAPRPHRPKSDKERKIGHRRVGEGGEITYKKIQTTTIMGSIQLGIQHTVGSLASKPRRDLLMMDFWELETISFPPEGSSMTPAHHYSEFKFKIYAPIAFRYFRDLFGIQPDDFMMSMCSAPLRELSNPGASGSIFYLTDDDEFIIKTVQHKEGEFLQKLLPGYYMNLNQNPRTLLPKFFGLYCYQCNSKNVRLVAMNNLLPSYVRMHLKYDLKGSTYKRKANKAERSKSSPTYKDLDFMEQHPNGLFLEAETYSALIKTIQRDCRVLESFKIMDYSLLVGIHNLDLAVKEKQEAAAKARSEGESDYEDAPEADQYMVQEREEQRTTALNRSRHTTYGKMLIRSINRQRLVAHSTAMESIQAESEPIDEEDDVPPGGIPARSEKGERLLLFIGIIDILQSYRLRKKLEHTWKSIIHDGDTVSVHRPSFYAQRFQEFMAKTVFKKIPSLDLPEIKGNHRKFRTLVTSYIALKHSPSKRKSLSKAAQRAKNEETDSQPVAGSSHQHHHQNQQFNPTQTHFNQQTTGTPKSDVDTSSSVHTAATITTTSSSSGSAAAGGNGGKSGGLGTRAAGGGGVGGAGSASATPTNMPPLKKKTTVVKQSVPPPVPPRGSPKFNKASGAGSGRPGGGASGSLPSQSSGHRGRSSAGTSPSCSSTPPPAFDDISEHGSSSHRHSSDDKTGSSSGIGSAGASGFGGGGGGGGDGIGGGSGGGGGSVDRRSASCRSDNYKEDSISISEIRLESHLAVESSSNSNYGSRGALASVEGSTPTWTEGTPSFTDSSSSGDIGTFSGHSSPMSDRDRHKPTVEKALNSLTSEMVSFSNKFHQLHHHHLHQHQYQYHSSSTSSVSSASGHHNLRKQQQQHLHQQLQQQQHQLHKQVIYVKNSSCSSIDQSVHLLGGGGGVGGSVVGGGLISSGVGGTGSGTVLGIGGSGRSSPLVMIRRVTSTKISESTTSLNSAGGGRAEDDTASSRDQLSSAHLGAVSSASLRSSTASDHHNLHHRTTELLQRHCDEGAPEADTNGASLSSTSGHGSGDSSSNGSLTETDRNALRQAREE